One genomic region from Bacteroidales bacterium encodes:
- a CDS encoding DUF2798 domain-containing protein, whose translation MSFLMVFGMESYNHIIATNSISLSSFIIPLFELCWLMATVIILQALIGSKLAEIIASKFVNIETGRPLAIILVRQISTVLVMCPIMSLVATFAFKNGFNSSFLSIWIKTIVINFPMALLWQILVAGPIVRFTVSKISQ comes from the coding sequence ATGTCGTTCCTTATGGTTTTCGGAATGGAATCATATAATCATATTATTGCAACAAATTCTATTAGTTTAAGTTCGTTTATAATACCTTTATTTGAACTTTGTTGGCTTATGGCAACAGTCATAATATTACAAGCATTAATAGGAAGCAAATTAGCTGAAATCATAGCTTCTAAATTTGTAAATATAGAAACCGGTCGTCCTTTAGCCATTATTTTAGTAAGACAAATTTCAACAGTATTAGTAATGTGTCCAATAATGAGTTTAGTAGCTACTTTTGCTTTTAAGAATGGTTTCAATAGCAGTTTCTTATCCATCTGGATAAAAACTATCGTGATAAACTTTCCGATGGCATTGCTTTGGCAAATTCTTGTCGCAGGACCTATTGTGAGATTTACTGTTAGTAAAATCTCACAATGA
- a CDS encoding AraC family transcriptional regulator, which produces MTQRPTTKEDYIKRINIISEYINNHLDEDIDMMKLAEISCFSLWHFHRITRAYFGEPLGTYITRTRLEKAAKQLRYSNIAINEIAYQVGYNVPSSFSKAFRALYGFSPNDYRNNKDLIIMKQSRLNEKLNLKSPKILELNPKQVIYIKLTGNYGELDFGSAWQKLWQYVKEQKLFTKGMEHIAIYYDDPKITDPNKLRTDICLAIHKKTESKGEIGVKTIEGGRFAVFLYQGTYDKLDMVYDTIYSEWLPESGYKLRNYQCFEKYISNPARVAPEKLKTEIYIAIE; this is translated from the coding sequence ATGACTCAAAGGCCGACAACCAAAGAAGATTATATCAAAAGAATTAATATTATTTCCGAATATATTAATAACCATCTGGATGAAGATATTGATATGATGAAACTTGCAGAAATTTCATGTTTTTCACTGTGGCATTTTCATCGTATTACCCGAGCTTATTTTGGTGAACCCCTCGGCACTTATATTACAAGAACACGATTGGAAAAAGCAGCCAAACAACTAAGGTATAGCAATATTGCAATTAATGAAATTGCTTATCAGGTCGGATATAATGTGCCTTCTTCTTTTTCCAAAGCTTTTCGTGCTTTATACGGATTTTCCCCTAATGATTATAGAAACAATAAAGATTTGATTATTATGAAACAATCTCGACTAAATGAAAAATTAAATTTAAAAAGTCCGAAAATTTTGGAGTTGAATCCTAAACAAGTTATTTATATTAAATTAACCGGTAATTATGGTGAGCTTGATTTTGGAAGTGCCTGGCAAAAACTTTGGCAATATGTAAAAGAACAAAAACTATTTACGAAAGGTATGGAGCATATTGCAATTTATTATGATGATCCTAAAATCACAGATCCAAATAAATTGAGAACGGATATATGTCTTGCCATTCATAAAAAAACGGAATCAAAAGGTGAAATTGGTGTTAAAACAATTGAAGGCGGCCGCTTTGCTGTTTTTCTTTACCAAGGTACTTATGATAAGCTTGATATGGTTTACGATACTATTTATTCCGAATGGCTTCCCGAAAGCGGGTATAAACTGAGAAATTATCAGTGTTTTGAAAAGTATATCAGCAATCCCGCACGAGTTGCTCCGGAGAAACTAAAAACGGAAATTTATATAGCAATAGAATAA
- a CDS encoding heavy metal translocating P-type ATPase, producing the protein MPKNKTIKKTFPVLNMGCAACAAKIDKMLNETEGIEKAAVNFANATVTVEFDPDSTSSEKIRAAVQNIGYDLIIDENKNLSDELEEIHQKKFKQLKTRTVWAIILSLPIFVIGMFFMHMPYANIIMCVLSTPVVFWLGRDFFINAWKQLKHRSVSMDTLVALSTGIAYFFSLFNMFFPEFWISRGIEPHVYFEASSVIIAFILLGRLLEEKAKGNTSSAIKKLMGLQPKSVIIIDESGKQKEISVDKIEPGNIIVVKPGEKIAVDGIVIDGNSYVDESMLSGEPTAVFKENDSKVFAGTINQKGSFNFKAEKVGNDTMLSQIIQMVKDAQGSKAPVQKLADKIASVFVPTIIGIAVLSFILWIIFDHTNGVTHGLLAMVTVLIIACPCALGLATPTAIMVGIGKGAENGILIKDAESLEIAKKVNAVVLDKTGTITEGKPVVTDTIWLDDYDDKKNIFYSLEKLSEHPLADAVIHHFADSKEIEIKKFESVTGKGIKGFVNGDLYFAGNNKLLVENNISTNKTLLENAEKLAKESKTVIWFADSKQALAVVGITDKIKDNSIKAVEELEKSGIEVYMLTGDNKETAQEIALKVGIKHFKAEVLPNEKSSFIKQLQSEGKIVAMVGDGINDSAALAQADLSIAMGKGSDIAMDVAKMTIISSDLGKIPEAIKLSKFTVRTIKQNLFWAFIYNLIGVPIAAGILYPINGFLLNPMIAGAAMAFSSVSVVTNSLRLKRKKIS; encoded by the coding sequence ATGCCTAAAAATAAAACCATAAAAAAAACCTTTCCGGTTCTCAACATGGGCTGTGCAGCTTGTGCCGCCAAAATAGATAAGATGTTGAATGAAACGGAAGGTATTGAAAAAGCCGCTGTAAACTTTGCAAATGCGACCGTAACTGTTGAATTTGACCCGGATTCAACTTCTTCCGAAAAAATCCGTGCTGCTGTTCAAAATATTGGATATGATCTTATCATTGACGAAAATAAAAACCTTTCTGATGAACTCGAAGAAATACACCAAAAGAAGTTCAAACAGCTGAAAACCCGTACTGTGTGGGCAATAATTCTTTCATTACCGATATTTGTTATAGGTATGTTTTTTATGCATATGCCGTATGCAAACATAATTATGTGCGTACTTTCAACTCCAGTGGTTTTCTGGTTAGGAAGAGACTTCTTTATAAATGCTTGGAAACAGTTGAAACACCGTTCTGTAAGTATGGATACTTTGGTGGCTTTGAGTACGGGAATTGCATATTTTTTTAGCTTATTTAATATGTTTTTTCCTGAATTCTGGATTTCGCGCGGAATTGAACCTCATGTTTATTTTGAAGCTTCAAGTGTGATAATTGCTTTCATTTTGCTTGGTCGGTTGCTCGAAGAAAAAGCAAAGGGAAATACTTCATCTGCGATTAAAAAGTTGATGGGCTTACAACCGAAATCGGTAATAATTATTGATGAATCGGGTAAGCAAAAAGAAATCTCTGTAGATAAAATTGAACCCGGAAATATTATTGTTGTAAAACCCGGAGAAAAAATTGCCGTTGACGGAATTGTCATAGATGGAAATTCTTATGTTGATGAAAGTATGTTAAGTGGCGAACCGACGGCCGTTTTTAAGGAAAACGATTCGAAAGTTTTTGCCGGAACTATAAATCAGAAAGGAAGTTTTAATTTCAAAGCTGAAAAAGTCGGCAATGATACTATGTTATCCCAAATTATACAAATGGTTAAGGATGCACAGGGAAGCAAGGCTCCGGTTCAGAAGTTAGCGGATAAAATTGCTTCCGTTTTTGTACCGACGATAATAGGAATTGCCGTTTTGTCTTTTATTCTTTGGATAATTTTCGATCATACAAATGGTGTTACTCACGGTCTTCTTGCAATGGTTACTGTTCTTATTATTGCTTGTCCCTGCGCGCTCGGATTGGCAACACCAACGGCAATTATGGTAGGAATCGGAAAAGGTGCCGAAAACGGAATTTTGATAAAGGACGCCGAAAGTCTGGAAATTGCAAAAAAAGTCAATGCTGTTGTTCTTGATAAGACAGGAACAATTACGGAAGGAAAACCTGTTGTAACAGACACTATCTGGTTAGATGATTATGACGATAAGAAAAATATTTTCTATAGTCTTGAGAAATTATCGGAACATCCGCTCGCCGATGCCGTAATTCATCATTTTGCGGATTCAAAAGAAATCGAAATAAAAAAATTCGAAAGTGTCACAGGTAAAGGAATCAAGGGTTTTGTGAATGGTGATTTATATTTTGCCGGAAACAATAAACTCCTTGTTGAAAATAATATTTCAACCAATAAAACTTTATTAGAAAATGCCGAAAAACTTGCTAAAGAATCTAAAACTGTAATTTGGTTTGCAGATAGTAAGCAAGCTTTGGCAGTTGTAGGCATAACAGATAAAATAAAGGATAATTCTATAAAAGCTGTTGAAGAATTAGAAAAATCGGGAATTGAAGTTTATATGCTTACCGGCGACAATAAGGAAACCGCACAAGAAATTGCCCTTAAAGTAGGAATAAAGCATTTTAAGGCTGAAGTTCTTCCTAATGAAAAATCAAGTTTTATTAAACAATTACAATCTGAAGGAAAGATTGTTGCAATGGTTGGCGACGGTATAAACGATAGTGCCGCTTTAGCGCAAGCGGATCTTAGTATTGCTATGGGAAAGGGCAGTGATATTGCTATGGATGTAGCGAAAATGACTATTATTTCATCAGATTTGGGCAAAATTCCGGAAGCTATTAAACTTTCTAAGTTTACCGTTCGAACAATTAAACAAAACCTTTTCTGGGCTTTTATTTATAATTTGATAGGAGTTCCGATTGCCGCAGGAATTCTTTACCCGATAAACGGATTCTTATTAAACCCGATGATTGCCGGTGCCGCAATGGCTTTTAGCAGCGTAAGTGTTGTTACTAATAGTCTCAGGCTAAAGAGAAAAAAGATTAGTTAG